In Solanum lycopersicum chromosome 3, SLM_r2.1, the genomic stretch taatattaattaaatctataaaaaaagtttcatatatttatatatataaattagtgtTATATATAATggtaaaagaaaatgataattgTAACTCACGCTTAATAATACTGATGATTGATTGTGGtgatttgtaatatatatatagttataaacTTATCAATATAAGTCATATACGATAAAACTTAACAATGGTCAATAGCTATATTAACGATCGATAatgatattataaataatatttaattgttaaattctaagctaataaagagaaaaatctttttaatgatggaaatatttttttattaattatcataaataatttaatatatcaaaatatttgatCTCTAGAACTATTTTTGTGATAAAGATTCGGTAAAGTATACTTGAGTCAAGTAATGTTCAATAATCTTAAAGATTCACGCCATGTGTACTGTATAATAATTTATGGTTGAGAACCATCTAAATTATACactcattaattaataataaaaacaaaaaagttgttaacttttttattttttaaaactatcaaataaaataaacatgtgTACccaagataatatttttaagaaaaaaaattaaaattgacgGAAATATGcaaattttctaactttttacACGACAAACTTGTTCATGAGTAATTTTTATACATGTTTTCTCCAAATTCTGAAGTAATCTCCAAGaacaaatcaaatttaaaaaatataattgagtttaaaataataatttaactaaggaacgtgataatatattttttttaaaaataaacttaatgggaggttttcaaataattatttattcagattttaaaaaatatcaaattctttAAAATCAGTATAATAAAAAAACTTCAATACAAGTACGAGGTTTGACATGTAAAAAAGTCGGGAAGTCCACATAATTTCGtcaatcttatttttttcttgaaaatattaattagggtaCACCTAGTTGTTTTATTTGatagtattaaaaaataaaaataattgccatttttgttgtttttattatttaaatgaatatataatttaaataaatctcAACCATAAATTGTTATACAATACACATGGCATGAATCTATAATACCATTGAACATTACTTGACCTAATTATACTTAACCTGATCTTTGTCCCTATTTTTGAATCAAAGATATTCTATTTCTGAAAAGATAGTTAATTATTACCgttatattatcaatttttttctaaaaataaaatagatactctaaaaaaggtaattttataaagaagaaacatgttataaaaataattattgttctTGTAGCTAAAACTTAATATAAAGGttaaatataatacaataatttttttattgttaatttgtTACGGTgaaatgatattatataaatatattggtacaaaatatttttgactgTACAAATAAATGACTCaatctaatattttaaaattttattcaacaaattaaaaaataaatattcattttatcacaatctaaattatttaattttaaaattcaaaataataacaGATCCATTGACATAATAAACCATTATCAAATTagtacccttttttttttaattttcttgacaTGATGTGATGTTAATGTAGATTTTATTTGTCAACATCCTTTTAGAAGATCTGTAAGTTTTGTTTCTTTTCGAAGAcatttttttcgttttaaaatacttgttataatttttttagagttaaataatataatttttaattaaaattttattatattaacatgaggaatttattgtattttttatgtactttttaaatatgaaaatttttaatttgtagaatatcaaattaatttaattaagctataaaaattaattaaattgattcacaaaaagtaatatatgataacaattttaaaaCGGAGAAAATACTTAATTTTCATATGAAGTTCATATTTCAATTGTCTTATGTCCagcaaaatcaatttttttatgagttCTGAAACATGTAATGCTTTATTTATTcttgtatattatgtttttcgataaaaataaaaagcgAAACTTATGTTACTAAATTTTATGGGAAAATATATAAGTATCCTCTCAATTTATGTCCagaatttcagagacacacttatattatactaagatcttattacccctgaacttattttataaataattttctaccctttttctGTCTATATggcactaacttgaaaaaaaatgtcaacacacGCTAGACCCACAAGAATGTCACGTAGATCGAAAAGAGGTAAaagattatttataaaataaattcaagaaagtaataaaactttaatataatacaaatatatctttgatatttcatacataaattaagaaaatactcatatatttttctgaattttatcaaatttataataCAATAATACCCTACCTCCACCCCCCACTCACCCTACTAAAGACTTCATATGATTCTTGAGAGGGGCAAAAAGGTTAATGGGACAACAAGGGGAGCATTGATTTCATCAATTAATAGGGAACTTTTTTGGTCATAATTCAACAAACAATTCccaacaaacaaaaatattttccaaaaatactttatgattaaaagaaatgatttgaGGTGAttttcaggaaaaaaaaataattgtttaataTAAAGCGCTAAAAAATAACTCTATGTGTTGAAATTAATTTATAGATAAATGTTTGTAATTAGATAAGTAAAAAGATTTGATTATTATTCCctcaatttcaaattaattaaattattgaggtatttcatattttttaagaaaaaaagattaagatataaattcaacataacttttcatttttatccttattaatcATTGTCAaacttatgataaaaaatagttttaacaCTAACTAATGAGGATGaaattgataatatatttttaaaataatgctgaaaattatacaattaagttaatttgaaaACTGAAATATGTCTCGAACAattcaatttatatgaaatgGAAGGAGTACAAAATTTGGATTCAAATTTCAATACCATTAATTAAGTTTAAGTCTCAATTTAGTTAAGTTAGAAACTTATTGGGTAATGTTATATTtaataaagggaaaataaaCAAGTACCCCCCAGCCTATGTTCGAAATCcgagagacacacttatattatactaaagtcctattactCCCCTGAACTTATGTTATAACTAATTTTCTACCTACGTgacactaacttgaaaaaaaaagttaaccagcgttggacccacaagatagtgtcacgtagaccgaaaaaggtagaaaattattaataaaataagttcaggagagTAATAgtaccttaatatagtataagtatgtctctgagattttagacataggttgagggttacttgtgcattatctctTTAATCAATATAAAGTAACTTATGATAAGCTAGTAACATATACTCCTTTATCCAACAATACTTGTATAATGTTCACTTTTTACAGTTTTTTAAGATATTTAcaaatagaaatataattatgGGAAGTGGCCAGAAAATTTAgtcataaaatttttaaaattataatatttttttaatttaaaaataaactttttttgaGTCAAAAGGCATTAAAGTTAAAATGGTAAACAtgtttaaaaaggtaaaataacataaataaaatatcattctgGCCAAATTCggccaattttttttcctttcactatatcacccatgaaatataataaatataatgtcttgaaaaatgtaCTCTTTCTTTCAACAACAGTTATCTACTATTGACTTGACACATCCCttaaactataaatataagaataattttactatatcactCTTTCAgtataataaatacaatgtcTTGACAAATGTCATAAAAATGGACTACAATTAATGATAAGGGGAAATTAGAAAATAAGTGTAAATTTATTCATGAATTCATAAAGTGGACAAGTATTGTTGGACACTTACTTTTAGTATAGTGGACAAGTATGTTGGGCGGAGGAAgtaataagaaaataacaataattaatgataagggtaaattagtaaatataaaattattcattttaattttataaagtggaCAAATATTGTTGAACATTCTAAAATAATACAATGAACAACTATTTTTGGACGGAGTGAATGTATATACTAGTATTAGTAGTTAATAAACACATATTTAGGAAATGATGAACAACCCTGATAAAATGGACAGGGAGTAGaggtttattttgaaaatatatatttcaaaaattataaggTTGCTTCTTCGTTAATCGGAAGTCTCGAATTGAGGAAACATATGTTGCTAGTGCATGACTTCATTACAATTTCGTCACAGATATTATCAGGTAAAAATTGTGAATGACACTCTCAAACCTccttaagaaaatataatagtgaaaaaaattaaatttatttttattctatttgaaATTGCTTCATTTTATCGTCTATTATAATTTTGACCTAATCTTTTTTCCGCGAATagaaaaagtttctttttgtCCATGACCCTTTGCAAAGCACcaattttagaataattttaaattatactcaaaatttgaaagaggtaaattttgattttgttcttGAATAATTTGAATATGTGAAGGTCCTCGAAAATCCTCTTTAaacaaagataaatataaaagaatatgcTAATAATTCAATGCACATGAGCAAATTTGAATCTTTACCATGTGACTATTTAGTACTAAAACACAAAACCATGAAGGTTTGTGATTCTGCGAACGATATAAATTCTATTAttctcaaatttttgaaatgaaattatgttaaatatatcaatatttttattgcttagtCAAAATTTGTAAAGGtaaattctaatttatttattttttcaaaaataatacataCATAAAGTTTAACTCATTTATGacgattgatttttttaatatataacaaagacaaatatgaatatatatgctAAAAAATCTATGTGCAttagcaaattttattttttttcgcGTAAGATTACAGTGagtatattgataatattatttgtttaaataataatgataatttgagaggatatattttaattttttctttgaagaatTTGAATACATGAAGTCCAGATGTCCAACTCATTTAAGGACTGAAGATCCTTTTATAACAAAgagaaatacaaaataatatcctaaaatttttatgtaaattagcaaatttaaattttttccgtGTAAGATTACACCGAATATGTTGATAAATTATTGTTTAAACAGTAATGAAAAATTGAGaggataaatttttatttttgccttGGAGAATTtgatacataaaatttaaatgtccAACCCATTTAAGACAGAAGATCCTTAGATAACAAAGAACAAACACGAAAGGATATTCTAAGAATTTCATGTAcattagaaaatttaaatcttttccACGTAAAATTACACCAAATATGTTGATAATGTTACTGTTTAAACAATAATGAAAATTTAAGAGGataaattttgattctttttcttgAAGAATTTGAATACGTGAACTCTAGATGTCCAACTCGTCCAAAGACTAAAGATCTTTTTATAACAAAGATAAATACGAAAAGATATCCAAAAAATCTCATGTAAATTagcaaatttatttttttttcgtGTAAGATTACACTAAATATTTGATAATGTTATTGTTTAAACTATAATGAAATTTTGagaggttaatttttttttgtgtctgAAAGAATTTGAATACATAAAGTTCAAATGTCCAACTCATTTAAGACCGAAGATCCTTATATAACAAAGACAAATACGAAAGAATATCCTAAAAATTCCTTGTACATTAACGAATTTAAATATTTCCACATAAGATTACACTAAATATGTTGATTATGTTACTGTTTTTAAACAATAACGAAAATTTGAGAGGATAAATTCTGATTCTTTATTCCGAAGAATTTGAATAGGTGAAGTCTAGATGTCCCACTCATTCAAGACAAAAAATCCTtttataacaaagaaaaatatgaaagtaTATCCTTAAAGATTCCATGTAAATtagcaaatttaatttttttctgtaTAAAATTACACTGAATATGTTGATAATGTTATTGTTTAAACAATAACGAAAATTTGAGAagataaattttaattctttttctcaTAGAATTTGAATACGTGAAGTTCAGATGCCCAGCTCATTTAAAATCGAAAATCCTTGTATAACAAAGACAAATATGAAAGGATCTCCCAAAAAAATTTCCATGTAAATTAGCAAATTTGAATCTTTCCGTGTAAATTAgactaaatatattaataacatTATTGTTTAAaccataataaaaattaaagaagataatttttttttcctcgaaaaatttaaatactaaagTCTAGATGTCCAAACTCCTTTTAAGACGAAAGATCCTTGTGTAACAAAGACAAATACGAAAGGATATCCTAAAAATTCAATGTACACTAGCAAATTTGAATCTTTTCTTAGTGTACttttaaaaacatcaaataGAGTAAACTTTTTTCCCCCTAATATTGTCTAAATGGCTCCAAATCAagatttgaagtaaaatatagGTAATATGGGAAGTGATGTGTGCTAAgaatagaaaagaaatattacAGATCCTCACTGTCATGTCTACTCACCAAAATTCTGAATCTTTCCAAAAGATagtatgatataataatgaattATGGCTATGGAAACAGATCAGCTAAGCACGTTCCTTGGTCACATCACACATTATCAGCCCCTTTTGAACTGGTTTTAAGATCCCATCTCTTTTATCATATGGTGTCTTATTCAAAAGTCTGTCATTTTACTCAGTTTTAATAAAACCCCATTTACTTGCCCTTTCAATAGAGCAATTGGGGTTTTCTTAAAGATACTTTCTTTGAATGTTTCTATACTCATTGTCTCTATATAAAGTTTCAATCTTTCATGTGGATTTTGCAAGATTGGCCAGTTCTTGTAGCCATTAACTGATTCTTGTTCTCTCTGTTTCTCTCAGGTATCTTGAATTCTGCTTTTGCCATTCTTGTCTTTTATGCCTGCTACATTAATGTTTACTCACTTTTGGGGTTTGTCATGTGGGGTTTATATATAAAGTTTGAGTCTTTCATGTGGAATTTAGCAAGATTTTTCTAGTTGTGGTAGTATTTTAACTGTTTCTCTGTTTCTCCCAGGTATCTTGATTCTGCTTTTGCTATTCGTATCTTGAATTCTGCTTTTGCCATTCTTCCCTTTTTGTGCTTGCTACATTAGTATTTGCTCAGTGTTAACAAACCCCATTTTCTTGTCCTTTGAGAATTGCAATAGCAAATGGGGTTTTCTTAAAGTTTCTTTCTTTGAATGTTTCCATACCCATTGTTTCTATATAAAGTTGCAGTCTTTCTTGAAGTTTTAAGCTTTACATGTGGAATTTAGCCAGATTTTCCAGTTCTGTTTATTTCTGTGTTTTTGCTTGGTATCTTGATTCTGCTTTTGCCATTCTTTTCTGTTTCATCATTTCTTAAATCTGTTATTGGATTAGTTGTCTTTGTTAGTTTAAAAGTATCATTTTGGTATGAGGCTGTGACGTTTCGTTCATTCATATCCAGTTGAGTAATGTAGTTTATTGTTTGGTTTCTAATCCGATGTCCGGTACCTACATTGGGGCCCTACAAAATCCGGATTTGCGCGGGAAGTCTCACATTGGGAGTAAAGCCCTCCCTTATAAAAGTAACTTTGTACCCCTCAGGGCTGGATTTCGAGTGATGTAATTAGATCTACTCTTAAGGGTTTGTTGGGTCTTTTAAAGGCATACCTCTGTTTTCTTTACACAATTCGGGTCCCCTTAAAAGTTCTTTTCTTTGAATGTTCCAGACCAATTGTCTCTTTATAAAGTTTCTGTCTTTCATTACATTTTAAGCTAATACATGTGGAATTAATTAAGAATTTCCAGTTCTGATACCCTTTAATTGTTTCTGTATCTGTATCTTGAATTCTGCTTTTGCCATTCTTTTTTCGAAGTTCCCTAATCTGTTCTTGGATTAGTTGTCTTTTGCTAATGTAAGAGAATCATATTGCAATGAGGCTGTGACATTTCCTTTCTTCCATATGCTGTTAGAGTAATGTAGTTAGATCTGTTAATCTTACTCTTAAGGGTCTATTTGCAGATTCATGACTACGCGCTGTACATATGCTTTTAGGTTTTTTCTCGATCGAAGTATATAATTTCTTGAATCTTTATGGAAGGGGGTTTCAAAAGTTTATCAGTTCGGTTTTATGGTTGCAAATGTAGCACAGGAAACTTATGGTAGTCTTAAGTTTGGATCTTTCTGTTTGTTCTTGTTCTTATTCAGGAACATGACCGTGTGTTTTGCATTGACTGTTTATATTAATCATGTTGATATGCTGCGATTATGCTTCTATATATACACAGGGCATAGCGGTGTTTCTCAAGATTCAGTCTAATCTACTATCATGTCCTGATGACAGGTGTTCCAATTAGGAGAAGTTgaaaattcaacataaaatcaagaatctgaTTTATTAACGATGAGAGGAGCTGTGCTAATTGCACTTGCTGCTGCCATTGGCAACATGTTGCAAGGATGGGACAATGCGACGATAGCAGGTTTTACCTCAGTCCATTCTTGTTCTTTGATTTGCACATACAGAACTTCAGCTCTTTTGAAATGCTGGAAATATTAAAAAGCTTGGCATAGTTTTTACTCACAAATCTTCAACTTGTTCTTTTCAAATGAATTTCTTGTTGAAGCACAACTTAAACAGTATCTTATTGAAAGAAAATGTATCTAATATGTTTCAGGATCTGTTCTTTACATCAAGAAGGAATTTAATTTACAAACACAGCCAACCATGGAAGGGCTAATTGTTGCGATGTCTCTAATTGGAGCGACAGTGATCACGACATTCTCGGGACCTGTATCGGACATGCTTGGGAGACGTCCAATGCTTATAATTTCATCAGTACTTTATTTCCTCAGTGGATTAGTGATGTTATGGGCTCCAAATGTTTATGTGTTGCTTTTAGCAAGGCTCTTAGATGGATTTGGAATTGGTCTTGCGGTGACACTTGTTCCTGTCTATATATCCGAGACTGCCCCACCAGAAATAAGAGGGCAATTGAATACATTTCCACAGTTCACCGGTTCCCTTGGAATGTTTTTGTCATACTGCATggtttttggaatgtcactgACACAAGCACCAAGTTGGAGGTTAATGCTTGGGGTTCTATCAATTCCTTCTCTTGCTTACTTCTTTCTTGCATTGTTTTACTTGCCTGAATCTCCAAGGTGGCTGGTCAGTAAAGGTCGAATGAAGGAGGCTAAACAAGTTTTACAGAGACTACGTGGCAGGGAAGATGTCTCAGGTTTGTCTCGTGGTTCCTTTCTTTGTTCACAATTAGCTCATCTCTTTGTTgtatgagaaaatatatttgCTCCTCAGAATAGTTTTAACAGCCAAATGAGCTAACTCTGTGATCACCTTGGTTTTTGTGTAAACAGCAATGTTTCTTTGAATGGCCTATTTCACTAGAACCAACTATGCATAAGTTGTTTTGAAGCCTTACTTATCAGATTATATGTTGGTTGTCAAATCTTTTTTTGTTCATTAGCATCTATTTGTTGACAAATATACATATTTCCACTGCTCCCCGAGCTTTGGTCTAGTGGTAAGAGGCAAGTGTGATGTAAGGGTTAGGTGGATGTCATGATTTCAAACTTCACGGCAGACAAAAGACTGGTATTTTAAGTGGAGAAGTTTATTATTCATCAAGTTTCATACACATACACCAACAACACTCGGGATCTCTCggttgtaaaaaaaaattgtgtacaTTATTTCCATTGAATTATtgcaacatttttcttttaagtttgtTCTTAAGTTCAGGTTACACCTTTTCATACTTGAAGTTAATTATCTATCATTTGGTATTAACACTCTAGACCAGGATTCTTATGTCTAATGGAATTTTTTCAACCTACAGGTGAAATGGCATTGTTGATGGAAGGTTTAGGTGTTGGAGGTGAAGTATCTATAGAAGAGTATATAATTGGTCCGGACAATGAACTTGCTGACAACCATGATGAGAAAGATCAGATCAAGTTATATGGAGCTGAAGAGGGTCTTTCATGGATAGCAAAACCTGTCACTGGACAAAGTACTCTAGGCCTGGTCTCCCGTCATGGGAGTATGGCAAACCAAAGCATGCCTCTTATGGATCCGTTGGTTACTCTGTTTGGCAGTGTTCATGAGAAGATGCCGGAGATGGGAAGCATGCGAAGCATGCTCTTTTCTAATGTTGGCAGCATGTTCAATATCACAGAGAATCAAGGAAAAACTGATAATTGGGATGAAGAAAGCCAAAAGGATGAGGAAAATCATATGTCTGATGGTTCTGGGGCAGAATCTGATGATAATCTGAGAAGCCCGCTGCTCTCACGTCAAGGTACAAATGCAGAAGGAAATATGGGACCTCCAACATCGTTAAGCATGAGGCAAGGCAGCAATTTCATGCAGGCAAATGGTGTCGGTGAGCAAGCCAGCATGGGTATTGGTGGTGGTTGGCAGCTAGCATACAGAAAAGATGAGAAAAAGGAGGGAGCACTCAAAAGGATCTATTTACATGAAGAAGGAGGCAGTGGATCACGACGGGGGTCCATTATTTCTCTTCCAGGAGATGCTCATGCAGATCAAGCTGAGTTCATTCATGCTGCTGCTTTAGTGAGTCAGTCTGTTCTTCGTGCTGAGAGCGTCTTGGGTCAACAGTCTATAGAAGAAGCAATCGAGACACAATCTGAAACTGTTACAAAGAAGTCAGTCTGGAAAGCACTTCTTGAGCCAGGAGTCAAGCATGCACTGATTGTTGGAGTTGGACTCCAAATACTTCAGCAGGTAAAAGTTGTTCTATGAACTTGCTGTTTGGCCTTGATAATTTAATGAGGTTCCGGCTTAGTGACATCTGTTAGATGGTGGTCTACTTATGTGGACTTGGGCAGTCCTCCCCGATCCATTTCTTTACAACATCTAAATTGTCATTCTTTTGAAGACTAGAAATCTTTGAAGTTAAAGCAATCCTACCTTACAAATCGGAAAAGCAACTTACTTCCCATTTGGTTAAGATAAATCATCAGCCAGTTGTAAGTACATAGAAAACTAAGATCATGAGCAGGTTCTCCTGCATGACTATGTCAAACAAAACAGTTATAGTTCATTAGTTATTCTACTCGACAAAATAACTTCATTAGTTTTCTTACCTTCATATGTTGTGTTTAATATTAACTCCCTTTTGTCACCTTATCTTGCATATGAACTAGACTATTTACTTTCAATCCAGCTACTGATTTGCTTTGGTGGTCCTTGTACAGTTTTCCGGAATCAACGGGGTTCTTTATTACACTCCTCAAATTCTTGAACAAGCAGGCGTTGGAGTTCTCCTATCGAATATGGGCATTGGTTCAGACTCTGCGTCTTTCCTCATAAGTGCTGTTACAACTTTGTTAATGCTTCCCACCATTGGTGTTGCAATGAGATTAATGGACTTGGCTGGCAGAAGGTATTCATGATTCTATTAATTGTATAGTTTATGAAACTATGAAAATGATAACATATCAACCCTTGCTCAACCGTCTACTCATCGTACACCATAGTTATCTCCTGAGCAGATCAGCTTTTGTTACTAAATCAATCTGGAGGATCTAGCGTTTGAggttgagttaggcctaagatcCGTTCTTTTCATGACTAAATCTTTGAATTTCAAACAATTCTACCCTTACAAATAGGAAAAGCAAATTACTTCCCATTTAGTTAAGATAAATCATCAGGGGAGTAAGTTAGTTCACGAGATCAGGATTGTTCGGAGcttcataatgataataatcaaCTATCAATCCTCTCAACTACTACGGGACACTTCATGATAAACTTATTGATCACGACTTTTGTTCAATTAATACTTGGACTTTGACCATGTTGAAGTTGAGTGAACTGTATATATGAGAGTATCTAAATCTTTTAGAAGCATGCATTTTTAACTCTTCTGACTTTCCGTCTAAGAGAAGTTTTACTGTCTGTTTATTCTCCAGGTGGCTTTTGCTGGCTACATTGCCCGTCTTGTTATCGTCACTTATTGTACTAGTCCTTGGCAATGTTATTAACATGGGTGAGGTCATGCATGCTGTGATCTCCACCGCTAGTGTTGTGGTATACTTCTGCACCTTTGTTATGGGCTTTGGTCCAATCCCAAATATCCTCTGCTCTGAGATATTTCCCACCAGCGTTCGTGGAATCTGTATTGCTATATGTGCTCTTACTTTTTGGATCGGAGACATCATTGTCACCTACTCGCTCCCTGTCATGCTCAACTCCATTGGACTTGGAGGTGTCTTCGCCATCTATGCTGTCGTGTGTGCTGTGGCTTGGGTATTCGTTTTCTTGAAAGTTCCTGAAACAAAGGGCATGCCCCTTGAAGTCATTACAGAGTTCTTCGCCGTTGGAGCTAAGAAAGCTGCCACAGAATAAGTTACCTAAACTACAGATTTGATAAACTTACTGTTTTCTTTCCCTGAATATGAGGTCTGGTCCACACAATGCATCCAACTGTATTTTTTTTCGTGACGCGAAGCAAATCATGTAAGACCTACAGAAAAATGTTGGTGATTTCCCAGAAGGAAGTAAAGTAATCAGTTAACAAGATTGTAGCAATGGACTCATCTCTTTCATAGTTTCAAGATTTTGATGTCAGTTTGTAATAGCACCATCTAATGTTTAAGTTTTGAACATTTTATTGATATACTTGCTTATTCCCCGTTCTTTATAATCTATGTAGGCGGTTTTTCGCAATATTTGAAGTTGGAAAAAGTAATTGGAACTTATTAGTATATTTTACGTAGATACTTGAACTATGACATGTTTTAATTAAGTATGTGAACATATTGTTAGCTCAAATTTTGGAGAAGTTTTTGTAGGTGTCGTTCATTACTTCCTTTAATCACTTAAAATATGTCACCTTCTTTAACTATTTTCTCAGTCCCAATGTCAAAAACTGCG encodes the following:
- the TMT1 gene encoding monosaccharide-sensing protein 2-like; translation: MRGAVLIALAAAIGNMLQGWDNATIAGSVLYIKKEFNLQTQPTMEGLIVAMSLIGATVITTFSGPVSDMLGRRPMLIISSVLYFLSGLVMLWAPNVYVLLLARLLDGFGIGLAVTLVPVYISETAPPEIRGQLNTFPQFTGSLGMFLSYCMVFGMSLTQAPSWRLMLGVLSIPSLAYFFLALFYLPESPRWLVSKGRMKEAKQVLQRLRGREDVSGEMALLMEGLGVGGEVSIEEYIIGPDNELADNHDEKDQIKLYGAEEGLSWIAKPVTGQSTLGLVSRHGSMANQSMPLMDPLVTLFGSVHEKMPEMGSMRSMLFSNVGSMFNITENQGKTDNWDEESQKDEENHMSDGSGAESDDNLRSPLLSRQGTNAEGNMGPPTSLSMRQGSNFMQANGVGEQASMGIGGGWQLAYRKDEKKEGALKRIYLHEEGGSGSRRGSIISLPGDAHADQAEFIHAAALVSQSVLRAESVLGQQSIEEAIETQSETVTKKSVWKALLEPGVKHALIVGVGLQILQQFSGINGVLYYTPQILEQAGVGVLLSNMGIGSDSASFLISAVTTLLMLPTIGVAMRLMDLAGRRWLLLATLPVLLSSLIVLVLGNVINMGEVMHAVISTASVVVYFCTFVMGFGPIPNILCSEIFPTSVRGICIAICALTFWIGDIIVTYSLPVMLNSIGLGGVFAIYAVVCAVAWVFVFLKVPETKGMPLEVITEFFAVGAKKAATE